A segment of the Gossypium hirsutum isolate 1008001.06 chromosome D10, Gossypium_hirsutum_v2.1, whole genome shotgun sequence genome:
ttgtttttagaaaTTCAAATGCCAGCAACATATATGCTGCCACGATACATTACCTAgcaaattaaagtttcattgcaAAATATTGAAGAACAGTTTCAGTTTTTCTCAATCAGTTCTCTTTACATCTAATACTGCATTATAGACATCTAATTGAGTTGGTATTGTAAGCCATGGCACCAACTTGGTGAAAGTACAAAAAGGatcataaataaaagaattaaataggGGTAATTATGTCTTCAAATATTTgttataatattttcttttatgaaGAATTACTTTTTCTTCTAAAAGAACCTACCaaatttgattttcttaaaattctttttttttttaagtattttttgacTCACATGGTGACTGTAGAGTTTGTGTTTTATAATCTGCCAATAGTGGACATTTGGCTTGTTTGAATTGGAATGTAGGACCTTAGAAATTATTATTTGGTGCACTTTATGTCTATTTCCATTTGCATTACTTGATTGATagtaatttttgttattattttttcagGTGGACTGCTTTCATGTCTTGCGTAAGAGTGATCCGCCATTTGTACCACCTGCAATATTTATCAAGCAAGGCCTTACATCGTTTGTAAGTTATGCCAATTGATCTGATATTGTTGTTTGTTATAAGTTGAGTTTTGATTTGTGTTCTTCATCTAGTTATCAACTATTTGCTCTCATCAGAGTTTGTTTTGAGCAGTCTTGTGCTGGATTTACCATTTTGGTATAAGTTGCATCATTCTTATACTCTAAGAATATCGcaatttataaagaaaataagTAGTAGTTTATTAGATAGAGATCAATAATAGTGCATAAGCTTTTAAGCCCATTAACAATTCACTTTCTGCCAATGTGGATAGGGATATATCTGTTCTGCCAGTTAGTATGTGCACTTGAGTATAATCGTACCTTATATCTCATATATGTTTGAGCATTGTTGATTAAACATTTAGAACATGCAGATAATATGCATTTCGAACTTTAATAATCAATTTCTATTCTGTTCGTTGTTTGTGGTTGTTACGCAATTGACATGTTCTGTTTAGTAGCTTCCTAATTTTGGAGTTCCAAAAGCACTAAACCCTATTGTTTCTGAAATCTGTGGCATATTTTTAACATGTAGCATGAGCTTAACGAAATGACTTTTGTAGTTTTCTTCTTTGCTCAGTCCAAGTAACAGTTATGATCCAGTTTTTCCTATTGTTCATCAGGTAACATTTGTAATTACCCATTTCAACGATCCAAGGATATCAAGTGCAGATTTAAGGGATCTTCTTCTCCAGTCAATATCAGTCCTGGTTCAGTACAGAGAGTATTTGGCAGCTTTTGAGAGCAATGAAGTGGCCAAACAGAGAATGCCAAAGGCATTATTGTCAGCATTCGATAACCGATCTTGGATTCCAGTTACAACTATTCTTTTACGTCTGTGCAAGGGTTCTGGGTTTGGTTCTTCAAAGCATGGAGaatcttcatcatcatcaattaTTTTCCAGGTGAATATTGTGAACCATCACTAGTTCTTATTCATCTTCTTTCCCACTGAAATCGCTTCTCTTTCTAACTTTTGCCCTATGGGGGGCTCTAATTTTTATAGGGACTGTTGCGTGAAGCTTGCATCTCCGATGAAGAGTTGTTCTCAGCTTTTCTCAATCGTCTATTTAACACTCTCAGCTGGACAATGACTGAATTCTCAGTTTCCATTCGGGAAATGCAAGAAAAATACCAGGTATGATTATTCTCTCATTCAAACAGTTATCTTCTTGTTTTGTTAATTACTCTTTTGGAGGTTCTGCTCTTATTCTTCTTGTATATATACTATTTACTCATCGCCAACTTGGATCCTAACTTAGTGGACTTGCATCTTTTGGACTTCTATGTCCATTATCGTCCGTTTTTGTACAACATTCATTAAGTAGACAAGGATACTTGAGAAAAGAAAATGGTTGCAAAAATGTTCCTGAAAAATGCTGATATTGCATAGTTCTTAACCATGATATGGAATAGCCGTTATAAATGGTACTACCTTTTACAGATTGGAACAGGTTAAAAGGTAAATATATGGAACCAAAGGTTGCATATACTTGTTATCGGCTTTTGTTGTTGCCTGTCTAGTATGTCAAGGTCTCAAATCCAAATAATTGATGAACTGTTGAATTTGTGAACAGGCCTGATTCTTCCTCTTAACTTTTTAAAGCAAATATAACTTAGGGTTGGTGGTGGTTTAGTCCTACTTGAAAGCATGGCTTGGATGGGTTTTCTTTGTATTTCATGGATGGCTTGAGGTGTGTTTTACAGATGAATGTGTAGAGAATGTATGATGATATTGAGGAGCAATTTGGATAGGTGAAAAGTCCGAGACAACAATGACTGGGGTAGGCAAGGAACTTTATTTTAGATGAATCATCAGGGATGCCTTTCAAATAGAGAAGGGATTCTTTTTTCTGAATTGCTGGAAAGGCTGATTATCATGATTCTGGTGGTTCAAAGATGGCCAAATAACATTAAGGTTAAAAAAGTCATGTATGGTGGGTTCTAATTTGTGGTTTTTTGTGTTATAGCTtgttaattcaaaacttttaattCAAACATGGCCCCTTATATTTGCTGCCCAACATCTGCAAGATTGTAAATGGCTTGCATTACTTTTTCGTAGAATCGAAGTTATACGGCTTTTATCATAGGATTATGACTGTTCATACATATCCCATTCAAGTCAATGGTTATAACATTTCAGTATGTAGTGTAAATACCATACTTGAGGATAACCCCAGCTTTATCTTTCGATTTGAGCCCATCTTCCTTGGGATATCTGATGTTGGAGACCTGCTTTTCCAGGTATTGGAGTTTCAACAGAGGAAATGCTGTGTCATATTCGATCTCTCGTGTAATCTTGCAAGGTTGTTGGAGTTTTGTACCCATGAGATTCCTCAAGCATTCCTCTCAGGGCCTGATACAAACCTTCGAAGACTGACCGAGTTGATTGTCTTCATTCTGAACTATATAACTTCAGCATCAGATGTCGAGTTTTTTGACTTGTAAGTTGTCACCCGACTGAGTTAATTTATACGACTGTCTTtttctttataaattataatgtgtaatatcctgattatGTTCCACATTAATACTATAATATGTTGTGTAATGAGAGGCAAATGTTACTTGAGTTTCTTTTATAAAGTTGCATGCAAGATATTTGATGAActagaatttttgtttttgttcctAGTTCTTTTTTATACTAAATACTACTCAGACTTGGGAACTAGATTTCTGATATCTTCaattttttcttagtttttttcCCCATGTATTTGTGTCTTTCAAGGATTATTTTCTCATACCCATTTTTAGAAAAAGTTAATACAGGTTTCAGATACATGTTCTTCAAGAAAAATAATTGGAGCAACATAGCTTTATGTTTAAGTCAgcatcttatttttctttcattgaaAATTTCGAATTCTGGTTGATATATCTTGTATATATCAGCGGACACATTCTACTTTTTTGATGAACGGACCAGTTGCATTGGCCTAGTTATTAGTGGAACTAAATATAACTGTATGACTTGTTAATTAACATATGAAAAAATGGTAACATAAAATActtgtttttgtctttttatgAACAGGTCACTTAGACGGCATGGTCAATCTTTGGAGAAAGTAAACCGAGGCATGATATTAGCTCCTCTAGTAGGGATCATTGTGAATTTGTTGGATGCTAGCACAGATTCCAAGTTCAAGGAACACAATGATATCGTGGGTGTTTTTGCAAACATGGATTGCCCTGAAACTATGCATTATGGCTTGCAGTACATGTTAGAGTATAATTGGGTTAGTACTGTTATCCCTTATATATCCAAGAATCCACCATGTTTCATTTTGCTCCCTGGCATTTTGATCGGATGTTTGCGAGCCAGggacattttttcttttcatttcaaggtTATGATTCTTACAGTCTTTAACTCTCTTACACCTTTGATTTCCAGGCTACATCATTTAGGGGAGAAGCATATGTGCCTAAGCTTTGTCGGCTAGAGAATTTCTTGGCCCTCCTTATCAGCCATACTGATTCAAAGAAGATCGAGGGGCTTGAATGTGGAGAAAACAATGCCGACGATGGCATGTGCTGCATCTGTTATGCTTCGGAAGCCGATGCACAGTTCATACCGTGTTCCCACAGGTCTTGCTATGTTTGCATAACTAGACATcttttaaattgtcaaagatgtTTCTTTTGCAATGCCACTGTCTTGGAAGTAGTCAGAACCATAGAAAACACAGTTGAAAGATAACTAAGAATCTTATATTGTTTGAGGAAAATGGGGAAGAAAGCCAGagaaagttgaaaaaaaagtaGGTTTTTTGGTTTGTTTGTTCATTTTATTGCTTATGATTTTGTTATTAAGGatttatattcttatatatatacccGTAAAGAAGTGGCATGTAGCTAGAAGTCGGGGGGGTTGGAAAATGAGCGTCAGCAGCAAGCCCTTTGTTTAATCCTCAGGCTGCAGTTTCAGTTGTACCTGGGAAAATAAAATTCTGGGTGCACTACGCATTTTGTAGTTTGAGGGGCAGTAGTTGTAAATATGAGATGTAAATGGCAAGGAAAATAAGATAAAGAAACGAGTGCTTTTTTGGCTGATTATTATTCAACAATCCCAAATAGCATAAGActactaaaataacaaatagtaGACAACTTTTCATCTTtatttcttaaaaagaaaaaagaaaagaaaaacccatctatgtattggcttatatttccTTGGTTCGAAAGGTGGAATCTTTTACCCTTGGAATCAACTCAAATAAGATTTGGCCCATTCGCTTCACttatcattttctttattacGTCTAAttgattttagtttaaatttgataatgATGTTCTACTGCTCAACTAAGAGTGAACAAATTCTAATTAAATAAGACAATTGAATCCTTTTTGTGCACGcttcaataatattattattagtattatctCAAATCAAATATCTTCATTGAGCTTAAATCAAACTCcaaaatggattaaatttggattttgtaCCGAATTTGAACGGAATACAGATATTTAGGGAGGTCGATAGGGTATCAGCTCAATTACCAAAAGCTCATTGTTATCCAAATTACACATTATCGTGGTTTTTAATAACTTATCAGTTCAAATGGAGTCATACAATAGGTGTCTCAAGAACCATTActatttgaataaatataaatttatataaaaacctAGCACCTGGGATCCGTGGCGCAATGGTAGCGCGTCTGACTCCAGATCAGAAGGTTGCGTGTTCGATTCACGTCGGGTTCAAATTCCCGATCCTTCCGGATCTATATTTTTCCCTTAGTTTTTTGTATGGGTAGTTTCGTCATTTACTTTCTTCCCGAAACTCTCCATATTTATAAAACAACCCCCGAGAAGCCCCCCCTATCAGCAGCTCCAAACACCgaaagctaaaaataaaatgCCCCTAATTTTATCACCTTACTCTCTGCAACTCTCCACATTCCCTTCTCCTTTTAAACGTAATTCTTCACCAACTAACATATCCTCCCTCACCCAACCATGTAATCTTCCATCCCGACCCTTCACACGAATATCCTGTGCCACCCGACCCAGGAGGAAAACGGGTTCTTCAAAACCTGAGGACGCCGAAGCCAAGGAACTAGTTCGGGTCTTAATGAGAAGTTTCGGCGACAAAGAGCCGTTGGTTAAGACATTGAGCAGGTACGTGAGAGTTGTGAGATGCGAACACTGTTTTCTCCTGTTTGAAGAACTCGGCAAAACTGATAAATGGCTTCAATGCCTTGAGGTTCCTTTCTCCCTTTCTCGATTTTTATTTCCCCctttttggttcatttttaaggtttagggtattTGGAATTTTGCATTTTCAGGTTGTTCTTAATACGGGTGTTCTTCGaagattttttttggaaaagataaaagaataaataaaggaaactAAACTTATCTCGTTATATTCATAGCTGTTATAATTACAGAATGGGTTCGGGCATAATGATCTGTTAGTACTAGTAAACAGGTAAAAGCAGCAATCAAGTGGAACTTAATGAACATATGAGTTGAGAGCAAATCTTTGTGTTAGAGAATTTAAGCTTCTTAAAGTGTCCTGTATTGCTGTTGGTAGCTGGAAACTTGGATGAAGTAAATCTGTTTGACTACTTACGTACTGTACCTTTCAGGTTTTCAGATGGATGCAGAAACAAAGGTGGTATATTGCCGATAATGGGGTTTATTCGAAATTGATTACGGTTATGGGAAAGAAAGGCCGAACTAGAATGGCTATGTGGCTCTTCTCTGAGATGCGTAACAGTGGTTGTCGGCCTGATTCTTCGGTTTATAATGCTCTTATCACCGCCCATCTCCATTCCCGTGATAAAGCCAAAGCTTTGGACAAAGCTTTGGGTTACTTCAACAAGATGAAGGGAATTGAACGGTGTAAACCCAATGTTGTCACTTACAATATTCTTTGAGGGCCTTTGCTCAAGCTCGAAATGTGGATCAAGTTAATGCTTTGTTTAAGGATCTTGCTGAGAGCAGTATTGCCCCTGATATATATACGTTTAATGGTGTGATGGATGCATATGGGAAAAACGGGATGATCAGAGAGATGGAGTCTGTTCTTTCTCGGATGAAAAGCAATCAGTGTAAGCCTGATATTATTACATTTAATGTGCTTATTGATTCTTATGGCAAGAAGCAAGAATTTGATAAGATGGAACAAGTGTTTAAGAGCTTGTTGCGCTCCAAGGAGAAACCTACCCTTCCTACATTTAATTCGATGATCATAAATTATGGCAAGGCGCGGCTTAAAGAGAGAgctgaaaatattttcaaaaagatgACTGATATGAAATACACACCAAGCTTTATCACCTACGAAAGTCTTATAATGATGTATGGATTTTGTGATTGTGTTTCTCGGGCGAGGGAAATATTTGATGAGGTTGTTGACTCTGGGAAGGAAATGAAAGTTTCGACCCTAAATGTCATGCTTGAAGTTTACTGCAGAAATGGTCTACCTATGGAAGCCGATAGGCTATTTGATAAGGCAAATAACATTGGGGCGATTCCCGATTCATCGACATATAAACTTCTATATAAGGCCTACACGAAAGCTGACATGAAAGACCTTGTACAGAAGTTGgtgaaagaaatggaaaaagatgGTATAGTCCCTAAT
Coding sequences within it:
- the LOC121222446 gene encoding LOW QUALITY PROTEIN: pentatricopeptide repeat-containing protein At4g39620, chloroplastic-like (The sequence of the model RefSeq protein was modified relative to this genomic sequence to represent the inferred CDS: inserted 1 base in 1 codon) — translated: MPLILSPYSLQLSTFPSPFKRNSSPTNISSLTQPCNLPSRPFTRISCATRPRRKTGSSKPEDAEAKELVRVLMRSFGDKEPLVKTLSRYVRVVRCEHCFLLFEELGKTDKWLQCLEVFRWMQKQRWYIADNGVYSKLITVMGKKGRTRMAMWLFSEMRNSGCRPDSSVYNALITAHLHSRDKAKALDKALGYFNKMKGIERCKPNVVTYNIXLRAFAQARNVDQVNALFKDLAESSIAPDIYTFNGVMDAYGKNGMIREMESVLSRMKSNQCKPDIITFNVLIDSYGKKQEFDKMEQVFKSLLRSKEKPTLPTFNSMIINYGKARLKERAENIFKKMTDMKYTPSFITYESLIMMYGFCDCVSRAREIFDEVVDSGKEMKVSTLNVMLEVYCRNGLPMEADRLFDKANNIGAIPDSSTYKLLYKAYTKADMKDLVQKLVKEMEKDGIVPNKRFFLEALEAFGSLPASPDSVQATRSGRPETNAKTEVKVIN